In Saccharothrix syringae, the following are encoded in one genomic region:
- a CDS encoding ArsA family ATPase, giving the protein MSARLLLFTGKGGVGKTTLAAATAAALAAGGRKTLVASTDPAHSLGDALGVPLSDRVAEVEGTGLHAVQVDPRALVDDAWRELRGHLRTVLAGAGVDELEAEELTVLPGVEELLALSEVRRLARGGTWDVVVVDCGPTAETLRLLALPEAFASYLERLFPTHRRVVRGLLAGVAGSGSVERWDATADALGRLAEDLAQLRDLLTSAETGVRLVLTPERVVAAETRRTVTALALQGIRVDGVVANRVVPDPGEDGGPAAAWLRTRRAEQDAVLAGLADLPGLRTVPHRAAEPVGTAALLDVAEGLYQGRDPLEGGGAAGLPLEVERTGDREYTLRLALPVGDSELELARVGDDLAVTVDGRRRLVALPSLLKRCAVTGAELDDTGLAVRFAPDPELWMR; this is encoded by the coding sequence GTGAGCGCCCGCCTGCTGCTGTTCACCGGCAAGGGCGGGGTCGGCAAGACGACTCTGGCCGCCGCCACCGCCGCCGCGCTCGCCGCCGGCGGCCGCAAGACCCTGGTCGCCTCCACCGACCCGGCCCACTCGCTGGGCGACGCGCTGGGCGTGCCGCTGTCCGACCGGGTCGCCGAGGTCGAGGGCACCGGGCTGCACGCCGTCCAGGTCGACCCGCGCGCCCTGGTCGACGACGCCTGGCGCGAGCTGCGCGGCCACCTGCGGACCGTGCTCGCGGGCGCCGGCGTGGACGAGCTGGAGGCCGAGGAGCTGACCGTGCTGCCCGGCGTGGAGGAGCTGCTGGCGCTCTCGGAGGTGCGGCGCCTGGCCCGGGGCGGCACGTGGGACGTCGTGGTCGTCGACTGCGGCCCCACCGCCGAGACCCTGCGCCTGCTGGCCCTGCCCGAGGCGTTCGCCTCCTACCTGGAGCGGCTGTTCCCCACCCACCGGCGCGTGGTGCGCGGCCTGCTGGCCGGCGTCGCGGGCAGCGGCTCGGTGGAGCGCTGGGACGCCACCGCCGACGCGCTCGGCAGGCTCGCCGAGGACCTGGCCCAGCTCCGCGACCTGCTCACCTCGGCGGAGACCGGCGTCCGGCTCGTGCTGACCCCCGAGCGGGTGGTCGCCGCCGAGACCCGCCGCACCGTCACCGCGCTCGCCCTCCAGGGCATCCGGGTCGACGGCGTGGTCGCCAACCGGGTCGTGCCCGACCCCGGCGAGGACGGCGGGCCGGCCGCGGCCTGGCTGCGCACCCGCCGCGCCGAGCAGGACGCCGTGCTCGCCGGGCTGGCCGACCTGCCCGGGCTGCGCACCGTGCCGCACCGGGCCGCCGAACCCGTCGGCACCGCCGCCCTGCTGGACGTCGCCGAGGGCCTCTACCAGGGGCGCGACCCGCTGGAGGGCGGGGGCGCCGCCGGCCTGCCGCTGGAGGTCGAGCGCACCGGCGACCGGGAGTACACCCTGCGCCTCGCGCTGCCCGTGGGCGACTCGGAGCTGGAGCTGGCCCGCGTGGGCGACGACCTGGCCGTCACCGTGGACGGCAGGCGCCGGCTGGTCGCGCTGCCCTCGCTGCTCAAGCGCTGCGCGGTGACCGGCGCGGAGCTGGACGACACCGGGTTGGCGGTGCGCTTCGCCCCCGACCCCGAGCTGTGGATGCGGTGA
- a CDS encoding ROK family glucokinase, whose protein sequence is MDVGGTSVRAGVVDGDGAVLDTARAATPGDEEALEEAIGAAVAELASRHPVAAVGLAVAGFVAADRRTVRFAPHLAWRQAPVADRITRRVGMPVVLEHDANAAALAEYRFGAARGARIAVLVALGTGIGGALLVDGEVFRGAHGVAPELGHLRLVPGGRPCPCGKHGCWERYCSGTALSTTAVELLARHPGVSTVLAREAGADPGAVTGRRVAGAARDGDPLALRAMAELARWLGDGLALVADVYDPEVVVIGGGVSESAPLFLDDARERYAEVVTGAGHRPLARIRTAQLGDDAGIVGVASLARDVAARTSRNGRIR, encoded by the coding sequence ATCGACGTCGGCGGGACCAGCGTGCGCGCGGGCGTCGTGGACGGCGACGGCGCGGTCCTCGACACCGCCCGCGCCGCCACGCCCGGTGACGAGGAGGCGCTGGAGGAGGCGATCGGCGCGGCCGTCGCCGAGCTGGCGTCCCGGCACCCTGTGGCCGCAGTCGGCCTGGCCGTGGCGGGCTTCGTCGCCGCGGACCGGCGCACCGTGCGGTTCGCGCCGCACCTGGCCTGGCGGCAGGCGCCCGTCGCCGACCGGATCACCCGCCGCGTGGGCATGCCCGTGGTCCTGGAGCACGACGCGAACGCCGCCGCCCTGGCCGAGTACCGCTTCGGCGCCGCGCGGGGCGCCCGGATCGCCGTCCTGGTGGCCCTGGGCACCGGCATCGGCGGTGCGCTGCTGGTCGACGGCGAGGTGTTCCGCGGCGCGCACGGCGTGGCGCCCGAGCTGGGCCATCTGCGGCTCGTGCCCGGCGGCCGGCCCTGCCCCTGCGGCAAGCACGGCTGCTGGGAGCGGTACTGCAGCGGCACCGCGCTGAGCACCACGGCCGTGGAGCTGCTGGCCCGCCACCCCGGCGTGTCCACCGTCCTGGCCCGGGAGGCGGGCGCCGACCCCGGCGCGGTGACCGGCCGCCGGGTGGCGGGCGCGGCCCGCGACGGCGACCCGCTGGCGCTGCGCGCCATGGCCGAGCTGGCCCGCTGGCTGGGCGACGGGCTCGCCCTGGTCGCCGACGTGTACGACCCGGAGGTGGTCGTCATCGGCGGCGGCGTGTCCGAGTCGGCCCCGCTGTTCCTCGACGACGCCCGCGAGCGCTACGCGGAGGTGGTGACCGGCGCGGGCCACCGGCCGCTGGCCCGCATCCGCACCGCCCAGCTCGGCGACGACGCGGGCATCGTCGGCGTGGCCTCGCTGGCCCGCGACGTGGCGGCGCGCACCTCGCGCAACGGACGGATCCGCTGA
- a CDS encoding MEDS domain-containing protein — protein MRTSGVLGATRGLGLHDHICWPYEDPEEFRARVLEFLADGLVLGQQCWYVSEGPTEVLTSHVAELGPALESGALRVVSVDETYGGATVTPAGQVATYAAATEAALAAGYAGLRVAAEATPMVRGDEALEAFCRYEHLVDRYMAGRPFAAMCAYNRAELPEAAIGELACMHPASGADAAPFRLYAASGDRVALDGELDLASRERFPRALDRVGLSAGTGPVVVEAAELEFIDHHAMFALARAAGGEVVLRTRHRAPARLAELVRVPGLRVEAE, from the coding sequence ATGCGCACCTCCGGCGTCCTGGGCGCCACCAGGGGACTCGGGCTGCACGACCACATCTGCTGGCCCTACGAGGACCCGGAGGAGTTCCGCGCCCGCGTGCTGGAGTTCCTGGCCGACGGCCTGGTCCTGGGCCAGCAGTGCTGGTACGTCTCCGAGGGGCCCACCGAGGTGCTGACCTCCCACGTGGCGGAGCTGGGCCCGGCGCTGGAGTCCGGCGCGCTGCGCGTGGTGTCGGTCGACGAGACCTACGGCGGTGCCACGGTCACCCCGGCCGGGCAGGTGGCCACCTACGCCGCGGCCACCGAGGCGGCGCTGGCCGCCGGGTACGCGGGCCTGAGGGTGGCCGCCGAGGCCACGCCGATGGTGCGCGGCGACGAGGCGCTGGAGGCGTTCTGCCGGTACGAGCACCTGGTCGACCGCTACATGGCGGGCCGGCCGTTCGCGGCGATGTGCGCCTACAACCGCGCCGAGCTGCCCGAGGCCGCGATAGGCGAGCTGGCGTGCATGCACCCGGCCAGCGGCGCGGACGCCGCGCCGTTCCGCCTGTACGCCGCCTCCGGTGACCGGGTCGCCCTGGACGGCGAGCTGGACCTGGCCAGCCGCGAGCGCTTCCCGCGGGCGCTGGACCGGGTCGGGCTGAGCGCCGGCACCGGCCCGGTCGTGGTCGAGGCCGCGGAGCTGGAGTTCATCGACCACCACGCGATGTTCGCCCTCGCCCGCGCCGCCGGTGGCGAGGTGGTGCTGCGCACCAGGCACCGGGCGCCCGCCCGGCTGGCCGAGCTCGTCCGCGTGCCCGGCCTGCGGGTGGAGGCCGAATGA
- a CDS encoding sensor histidine kinase, with product MRTGAARDHVGYYHETAFYGSDTEFQALVVPFLDEGVAAGEPVLVACCETNERLLRDRVADVSGIRFLPGADHYSRPTDAILTYRKLFAEYSGAPQIRVVGDVPHPGVGAAWDWWSRYEAAVNEVFGDYALWGLCPYDLRTTPPGVVADVLHAHPHVAGVGANPDYLGSWTWPDPVPDPLEAEPPLVDLGDPSPAEARHAVSAACVATRLLRDELDDIIYAASEAVTNAITHGKPPVRLRVWADAEHVVVAVSDRGEGPGSPVVGLVPTSQTTSAGLGLWLTHRTCRGVSMYRDANGYTIRLVVGG from the coding sequence ATGAGGACGGGTGCGGCCCGCGACCACGTCGGGTACTACCACGAGACGGCGTTCTACGGCAGCGACACCGAGTTCCAGGCCCTGGTGGTGCCCTTCCTCGACGAGGGCGTGGCGGCGGGCGAACCGGTCCTGGTGGCGTGCTGCGAGACCAACGAGCGGCTGCTGCGCGACCGGGTCGCCGACGTCTCGGGCATCCGGTTCCTGCCCGGCGCCGACCACTACAGCCGCCCCACCGACGCGATCCTGACCTACCGGAAGCTGTTCGCCGAGTACTCGGGCGCGCCGCAGATCCGCGTGGTCGGCGACGTGCCGCACCCCGGCGTGGGCGCCGCCTGGGACTGGTGGTCGCGCTACGAGGCCGCGGTCAACGAGGTGTTCGGGGACTACGCCCTGTGGGGCCTGTGCCCCTACGACCTGCGCACCACGCCACCCGGCGTGGTGGCGGACGTGCTGCACGCCCACCCGCACGTGGCGGGCGTGGGCGCCAACCCCGACTACCTGGGCTCCTGGACCTGGCCCGACCCCGTGCCGGACCCGCTGGAGGCCGAGCCGCCGCTGGTGGACCTGGGCGACCCGAGCCCGGCCGAGGCGCGGCACGCCGTGTCCGCCGCCTGCGTGGCCACCCGGCTGCTGCGGGACGAGCTGGACGACATCATCTACGCCGCGAGCGAGGCGGTGACCAACGCCATCACCCACGGCAAGCCGCCGGTGCGGCTGCGCGTCTGGGCGGACGCCGAGCACGTCGTGGTGGCCGTGTCCGACCGGGGGGAGGGGCCGGGGTCGCCGGTCGTGGGCCTGGTGCCGACCTCGCAGACCACCAGCGCGGGCCTCGGCCTGTGGCTGACCCACCGGACCTGCCGCGGGGTGTCCATGTACCGGGACGCCAACGGCTACACCATCCGCCTGGTCGTCGGCGGTTAG
- a CDS encoding lysophospholipid acyltransferase family protein: MLYWLMKHIFLGPLLNLFFRPKIIEGAENIPAEGGAILASNHLAVSDSFFLPLKLSRRVTFPAKIEYFTGKGFKGAFKRWFFSGVGQVPIDRSSASAAQSALDTGVRIVREGKLLGIYPEGTRSPDGRLYKGKVGVAWIALESGAPVIPVAMFGTDKANPIGSKMWRPYPIRIKIGKPLDFSRYAGLSGDRFVLRSITDEIMYALMELSGQEYVDVYAAKAKEAPRDGADRPDRLPEAKAG; this comes from the coding sequence GTGCTCTACTGGTTGATGAAACACATCTTTCTCGGGCCGCTCCTGAACCTGTTCTTCCGGCCCAAGATCATCGAGGGCGCCGAGAACATCCCCGCGGAGGGCGGCGCCATCCTGGCGAGCAACCACCTCGCGGTCTCCGACTCGTTCTTCCTCCCGCTGAAGCTGTCCCGCCGGGTCACCTTCCCGGCCAAGATCGAGTACTTCACCGGCAAGGGCTTCAAGGGCGCGTTCAAGCGCTGGTTCTTCTCCGGTGTCGGCCAGGTGCCGATCGACCGGTCCAGCGCCTCGGCCGCGCAGAGCGCGCTCGACACGGGCGTGCGGATCGTGCGCGAGGGCAAGCTGCTCGGCATCTACCCGGAGGGCACCCGCAGCCCCGACGGCCGCCTGTACAAGGGCAAGGTCGGCGTCGCGTGGATCGCCCTGGAGTCCGGCGCCCCGGTGATCCCGGTGGCCATGTTCGGCACGGACAAGGCCAACCCCATCGGCTCGAAGATGTGGCGGCCGTACCCGATCCGGATCAAGATCGGCAAGCCGCTCGACTTCTCCCGGTACGCGGGCCTGTCCGGCGACCGGTTCGTGCTGCGCTCGATCACCGACGAGATCATGTACGCGCTGATGGAGCTGTCCGGCCAGGAGTACGTCGACGTCTACGCGGCCAAGGCCAAGGAGGCGCCCCGGGACGGGGCGGACCGGCCCGACCGGTTGCCCGAGGCGAAGGCGGGCTGA
- a CDS encoding polyadenylate-specific 3'-exoribonuclease AS, producing the protein MRFFYDCEFIEDGVTIDLVSIGVVDEEGREFYAVSTEFDPAKAGPWVRANVLNQLPPPADRSWRSRERIRTDLLDFLGGPKANRDDVELWAWFAAYDHVALAQLWGPMPALPRCLPRFTRDLRQRWEDVGRPRLPQPPADAHDALADARHNLARWKVIEAERLKRGFPVR; encoded by the coding sequence GTGCGGTTCTTCTACGACTGTGAGTTCATCGAGGACGGGGTCACCATCGACCTCGTCTCCATCGGGGTGGTCGACGAGGAGGGTCGCGAGTTCTACGCCGTCTCCACGGAGTTCGACCCGGCGAAGGCCGGACCGTGGGTGCGCGCCAACGTGCTCAACCAGCTCCCGCCGCCCGCCGACCGGTCGTGGCGCAGCCGGGAGCGGATCCGGACCGACCTGCTCGACTTCCTCGGCGGCCCCAAGGCCAACCGGGACGACGTCGAGCTGTGGGCGTGGTTCGCGGCGTACGACCACGTGGCGCTGGCGCAGCTGTGGGGCCCGATGCCCGCGCTGCCGCGCTGCCTGCCCCGCTTCACCCGCGACCTGAGGCAGCGCTGGGAGGACGTGGGCAGGCCGCGCCTGCCGCAGCCGCCCGCCGACGCGCACGACGCGCTGGCCGACGCCCGGCACAACCTCGCGCGGTGGAAGGTGATCGAGGCCGAACGGCTCAAGCGCGGCTTCCCCGTTCGGTAG
- a CDS encoding 6-phosphofructokinase, which produces MRIGVLTGGGDCPGLNAVIRGVVRKGIEVHGWDVLGFRNGWQGPIENLTKPIGLADVEDILTRGGTILGSSRTNPYKVEGGVDKIRQVLKDNGVDALIAIGGEDTLGVAKRLTDDGIGVVGVPKTIDNDLGATDYTFGFDTAVHIATEAIDRLRTTAESHHRALVVEVMGRHAGWIALHSGLAGGANVILVPERQFSVDKVVEWVERRFEAQYAPIIVVAEGAIPEGGAEVLHSGEKDAFGHVRLGGVGTWLAEEIAERTGKESRAVVLGHVQRGGIPTAYDRVLATRFGLHAVDAVAEGDFGVMVALKGTDIVRVKLSEATAELKTVPLERYQEAEVFFG; this is translated from the coding sequence ATGCGCATTGGTGTGCTCACCGGCGGTGGTGACTGCCCCGGCCTCAACGCGGTGATCCGCGGTGTGGTCCGCAAGGGCATCGAGGTCCACGGCTGGGACGTCCTCGGGTTCCGCAACGGGTGGCAGGGCCCGATCGAGAACCTGACCAAGCCGATCGGCCTCGCCGACGTCGAGGACATCCTGACCCGCGGCGGCACCATCCTCGGCTCCTCGCGCACCAACCCGTACAAGGTCGAGGGCGGTGTCGACAAGATCCGCCAGGTCCTCAAGGACAACGGCGTCGACGCGCTGATCGCCATCGGCGGCGAGGACACCCTGGGCGTGGCCAAGCGGCTCACCGACGACGGCATCGGCGTCGTGGGCGTGCCGAAGACCATCGACAACGACCTGGGCGCCACCGACTACACGTTCGGGTTCGACACCGCCGTGCACATCGCCACCGAGGCGATCGACCGGCTGCGCACCACGGCCGAGTCGCACCACCGGGCCCTGGTCGTCGAGGTCATGGGCCGGCACGCGGGCTGGATCGCGCTGCACTCGGGCCTCGCCGGCGGCGCCAACGTGATCCTGGTGCCCGAGCGGCAGTTCAGCGTCGACAAGGTCGTCGAGTGGGTGGAGCGGCGGTTCGAGGCCCAGTACGCCCCGATCATCGTGGTCGCCGAGGGCGCGATCCCCGAGGGCGGCGCCGAGGTGCTGCACTCCGGTGAGAAGGACGCGTTCGGCCACGTCCGGCTGGGCGGCGTCGGCACCTGGCTGGCCGAGGAGATCGCCGAGCGGACCGGCAAGGAGTCGCGCGCGGTCGTGCTGGGCCACGTGCAGCGCGGCGGCATCCCGACCGCCTACGACCGCGTGCTCGCCACCCGCTTCGGCCTGCACGCCGTGGACGCGGTGGCCGAGGGCGACTTCGGCGTCATGGTCGCCCTGAAGGGCACCGACATCGTCCGCGTCAAGCTCTCCGAGGCGACCGCCGAGCTGAAGACCGTCCCCCTGGAGCGCTACCAGGAAGCCGAAGTCTTCTTCGGCTGA